The following proteins are encoded in a genomic region of Thermococcus pacificus:
- a CDS encoding ABC transporter permease subunit, with protein sequence MKKPGVMSRLNGQWIALVLISLFPAIGVEIDVHRFTIHYPNIPPEELGHLITADLLTKWLPNFIRFLLILVLLIILLSRFGSDFERGNVVLMLSKPITRRRYFLGRSLEGLKLALTSALGIVLSGALAMFAHGFEVRDYLIGSLTLSLSLVGVIGIALLLLPLATSRDSGVFLGLGAFVALLLLGKSDYPFIPTVYLEKVLSIGDSVSIFYRAVGELLALCVALSLAGMELFRRRELRNPELLSAPGVSISPCGLYGVFLGLSLQSRRFIAFVAFTGLMAFLNKGTLDQYYTSHGIPGLLNAVIQAFNSPFLPFVVLPLGALSIGSAIENGTVRVLLSKPMKRKNFFLGMLLSDIFAVFIGTAFYVTLIVAYALHLSAPLSRTLELGLTFGSLLFLSLLQYLALGYLLSAFMRGRKALLLSLVLAFLLAFAVPLSVIAASASAGNSFIDVLTQNSLPVPSPNLHYTVLTMAVSPKRSLLPKSPAEVLNYPGNLAVLVVPTVAYLAISWLKFRKTDLR encoded by the coding sequence ATGAAGAAACCGGGGGTAATGAGCCGGCTAAACGGTCAGTGGATAGCGCTTGTCCTGATTTCCCTCTTCCCGGCTATAGGGGTCGAGATAGACGTTCACAGGTTCACCATCCATTATCCCAACATACCTCCTGAAGAGCTCGGCCACCTGATAACGGCGGACCTGCTCACCAAGTGGCTTCCGAATTTCATCAGGTTCCTCCTCATACTAGTCCTGCTGATAATCCTCCTCTCGCGCTTCGGCTCGGACTTCGAGCGGGGGAACGTCGTCCTGATGCTCTCAAAACCCATCACGAGGAGGCGCTATTTCCTGGGCCGGAGCCTTGAGGGGCTAAAGCTCGCCCTAACATCCGCCCTGGGAATTGTACTCTCGGGAGCGCTCGCGATGTTTGCTCACGGCTTCGAAGTTAGGGACTACCTCATAGGCTCGCTCACACTCTCGCTCTCGCTGGTCGGTGTAATCGGAATCGCCCTGCTCCTCCTTCCCCTCGCGACCTCCCGCGACTCCGGGGTCTTCCTTGGGCTTGGGGCGTTCGTTGCTCTCCTTCTCCTCGGAAAATCTGATTACCCGTTCATCCCTACGGTTTACCTTGAAAAGGTTCTGTCAATAGGGGACTCCGTCTCAATCTTTTATCGCGCCGTTGGTGAGCTGTTGGCCCTGTGCGTTGCGCTCTCGCTCGCAGGAATGGAGCTTTTCAGGAGGAGGGAGCTGAGGAATCCCGAGTTGCTCTCTGCACCAGGCGTTTCCATCTCCCCCTGCGGGCTTTACGGCGTTTTCCTTGGGCTGAGCCTTCAGAGCAGGCGATTTATCGCCTTCGTCGCTTTTACGGGCCTGATGGCTTTTCTGAACAAAGGCACCCTCGACCAGTATTACACCAGCCACGGCATCCCAGGCCTCCTCAATGCCGTGATCCAGGCCTTCAACAGCCCCTTCCTGCCCTTCGTGGTTCTGCCCCTCGGGGCGCTCTCGATTGGCTCCGCAATTGAGAACGGCACCGTCAGGGTTCTCCTGAGCAAGCCGATGAAGAGGAAAAACTTTTTCCTCGGGATGCTCCTCAGTGATATATTCGCTGTCTTCATTGGAACGGCTTTCTACGTGACCCTTATCGTTGCCTACGCCCTGCACTTGAGTGCTCCCTTAAGCAGAACCCTCGAACTCGGCCTTACCTTTGGCTCCCTCCTTTTCCTCTCGCTCCTCCAGTACCTGGCCCTCGGCTACCTTCTGTCAGCTTTCATGAGGGGAAGGAAGGCACTTCTCCTCTCGCTGGTTCTGGCCTTTCTGCTGGCCTTTGCCGTACCCCTCTCGGTCATCGCGGCATCGGCTTCGGCAGGGAATTCCTTCATCGACGTATTGACCCAGAACTCCCTTCCGGTGCCGAGCCCCAACCTGCACTACACTGTACTTACAATGGCCGTTTCCCCGAAGAGGAGCCTTCTTCCAAAGTCCCCCGCCGAGGTTCTCAACTATCCCGGCAACCTGGCGGTGCTGGTCGTACCTACTGTTGCATACCTCGCAATCTCATGGCTCAAGTTTAGGAAAACGGACCTGAGGTGA
- a CDS encoding ABC transporter permease subunit, with product MWGFELELKKSIRTKKFWLILVLILLIYVMAFREVKDNLEGASDPQGVLLTSLVGYIAVSAFLFIGVYALMAGATGINSDLENGTLRVALSKPLGRGSYLIGKFLGQSVSIVVAMVFATLLSFVVTKHYGLSLSGKLALDLALANGLVLLAMLQLLALGLLISTFVRSPNTALGLALVLFFVTGLVAPQIVDGWAEDRADKEFGLHERGDFTKLSPEQRTAYRERLGELYREYHLKYLFYVPQVLMLDIISGVETSKFNEDGTYTIEYLGLRHAISENPAQTGVIAALIPVYLALALIRFKRMDLR from the coding sequence ATGTGGGGATTCGAGCTGGAGTTGAAGAAAAGCATTAGAACGAAGAAGTTCTGGCTGATATTAGTTTTGATTTTGCTGATCTACGTAATGGCCTTCAGGGAGGTAAAAGACAACCTTGAGGGGGCCTCTGACCCCCAGGGAGTCCTCCTGACGAGCCTGGTCGGCTACATAGCGGTAAGCGCGTTCCTCTTCATCGGTGTCTACGCCCTCATGGCGGGAGCAACGGGGATTAACTCAGACCTTGAAAACGGAACCCTCAGGGTGGCCCTGAGCAAGCCTCTTGGCAGGGGCTCCTACCTAATCGGCAAGTTCCTTGGTCAAAGCGTCAGCATAGTGGTTGCAATGGTCTTCGCCACCCTCCTGTCCTTTGTCGTAACAAAGCACTACGGCCTCTCCCTCAGCGGGAAGCTTGCCCTTGACCTCGCCCTGGCCAACGGTCTGGTTCTCTTGGCCATGCTCCAGCTTTTAGCCCTCGGCCTGCTAATTTCAACCTTCGTCCGCTCCCCGAACACCGCCTTAGGACTGGCCCTCGTGTTGTTCTTCGTCACGGGTCTTGTGGCCCCTCAGATCGTTGATGGGTGGGCAGAGGACAGGGCTGACAAGGAGTTTGGACTTCATGAGAGGGGAGACTTCACGAAGCTTTCGCCTGAGCAGAGAACGGCCTACCGGGAACGCCTTGGCGAGCTTTACAGGGAGTATCACCTGAAGTACCTCTTCTACGTCCCGCAGGTTCTCATGCTTGATATCATCAGCGGCGTTGAGACGAGTAAGTTCAACGAAGACGGCACGTATACCATCGAGTACCTTGGACTCAGGCATGCGATATCGGAGAACCCAGCTCAAACGGGGGTGATAGCGGCACTTATCCCCGTTTACCTCGCGCTGGCCCTCATCAGGTTCAAGAGGATGGATTTGAGGTGA
- a CDS encoding ABC transporter ATP-binding protein, translated as MLRIEKLVKVYKDVRALDGLSLEVKPGQVYGFLGPNGAGKSTTILSTLGLIFPQEGRIELFGEEVFRDGKFDEGRLVKVKARIGYMPEHATLWDFLTPVQTLDTIADAFKIPKAEKEKRINELLDLVGLKDARNKKVGKFSKGMRQRLLLAQALINDPELLILDEPMSGLDPKGIAEFKDIIREQKKAGKTVFFSSHILAHVEEVCDTVGVIVKGKLRLEDSIENIKKEFLKKAGYTILIETNKPVDWRSAELSVTSLGENKYRVVASRDVREEIHDYVASQGAKVLTMQVKEPSLEEIFLKLVE; from the coding sequence ATGCTGAGGATTGAGAAACTCGTTAAGGTTTACAAGGACGTTAGGGCCTTGGACGGCCTTAGCCTTGAGGTCAAGCCCGGCCAGGTTTACGGTTTCCTCGGCCCAAACGGTGCTGGAAAAAGCACCACGATCCTAAGCACCCTCGGCCTGATCTTCCCCCAGGAAGGGCGCATAGAACTTTTCGGAGAGGAAGTCTTCAGGGATGGGAAGTTTGACGAGGGTAGGCTCGTTAAGGTCAAAGCCAGAATTGGGTACATGCCAGAGCACGCCACACTGTGGGACTTTTTGACCCCGGTTCAGACGCTGGACACCATTGCCGACGCGTTTAAAATCCCAAAGGCTGAGAAGGAGAAGCGGATTAACGAGCTTCTCGACCTTGTCGGTCTCAAGGATGCAAGGAACAAGAAGGTGGGCAAGTTCTCGAAGGGCATGCGCCAGAGGCTTCTCTTAGCTCAGGCTTTGATCAACGACCCCGAGCTTTTAATCCTCGACGAACCGATGAGCGGTCTTGACCCCAAGGGCATTGCGGAGTTCAAGGACATCATCAGGGAGCAGAAGAAGGCCGGAAAGACCGTCTTCTTCTCCAGCCACATCTTAGCCCACGTCGAAGAAGTCTGCGACACCGTCGGAGTAATAGTCAAGGGCAAGCTCCGCTTGGAGGACAGCATTGAGAACATCAAGAAAGAGTTCCTGAAGAAGGCTGGCTACACAATACTCATTGAGACGAACAAGCCTGTGGATTGGCGTTCAGCGGAATTAAGCGTGACTTCACTCGGCGAGAACAAGTACCGCGTTGTTGCTTCGAGGGACGTTAGGGAGGAGATTCACGACTACGTTGCCTCCCAAGGCGCGAAGGTTCTAACAATGCAGGTGAAAGAGCCAAGCCTCGAGGAAATATTCCTAAAACTTGTCGAGTAG
- a CDS encoding Nif3-like dinuclear metal center hexameric protein: MNRDELVAFLDEYLQISAYPDKSSNGLQVEGKEDVERVAFAVDTTLKTIERATKAKADMLIVHHGMIWGGLNYITGVHYKRLKALFESGLNLYVAHLPLDAHPEVGNNVELLKLLGLEPKGSFGEYRGLSIGYWGEFDEPQPIEKVAQVIAEKLDTTVKTYEFGEREIKAVGAVSGAGAFALEEAWRKRIDLLITGEFGHADYLTAIDLPQSVLVAGHYKTETLGVKALMGLLKGRFGLDAFFIDEPTGL, encoded by the coding sequence ATGAACCGCGATGAACTCGTTGCCTTTCTTGATGAGTACCTTCAGATTTCTGCCTATCCGGACAAGTCGAGCAACGGACTCCAGGTGGAGGGGAAGGAGGACGTTGAGAGGGTCGCTTTTGCCGTTGACACAACGCTGAAAACCATCGAGAGGGCCACAAAAGCAAAAGCGGACATGCTAATCGTCCACCATGGAATGATATGGGGCGGACTGAACTACATCACTGGGGTGCACTACAAACGTTTAAAGGCCCTCTTTGAAAGCGGCCTGAACCTATACGTCGCTCATCTCCCGCTGGACGCCCACCCTGAGGTTGGAAACAACGTTGAACTGCTGAAACTGCTCGGTTTGGAGCCAAAGGGTTCGTTCGGAGAATACAGAGGACTGTCGATAGGCTACTGGGGCGAGTTCGATGAACCGCAGCCTATTGAGAAGGTCGCGCAGGTAATAGCGGAGAAGCTCGACACGACTGTTAAGACGTATGAATTCGGGGAGAGGGAGATTAAAGCCGTCGGTGCGGTCAGCGGAGCTGGAGCATTCGCCCTTGAGGAGGCTTGGAGGAAGAGAATTGACCTCCTCATAACCGGTGAGTTCGGGCACGCCGATTACTTAACGGCTATTGATCTTCCACAGAGTGTCCTCGTGGCGGGGCACTACAAGACGGAGACGCTTGGAGTAAAGGCCCTCATGGGGCTTTTAAAGGGGCGCTTTGGGCTTGACGCCTTCTTCATAGACGAGCCAACAGGACTCTGA
- a CDS encoding tRNA uridine(34) 5-carboxymethylaminomethyl modification radical SAM/GNAT enzyme Elp3 encodes MNGEDFKKAVEEIARAVLSGEIKSREELNRYKIIVSRKYHLSKIPGNSEVLKAIPEEERERFRELLKRKPTRTISGVAVVAMMTKPFPCPHGRCIYCPGGPAIGSPQSYTGKEPSALRAVQSAYHPYIIMMRRLKQLTDIGHDVDKVEVIIQGGTFPAVDLDYQEWFVKCAFKAMNDFPHFRDIENLEEKLVRLIVKRDESVFEEDPKFKEAWLKTHRRPYYYLEEEQRKNEKARVRMVGLTIETRPDWAFERQIDRMLRFGTTRVELGVQTVFNFIHERTKRGHGVEEIIKATQLLRDAGLKINYHIMPGLPGSNFERDLHTFRAIFEDPRFRPDMLKIYPTLVTADAPLYRWWKEGKYRPYTTEEAVELLVEAYKYFPKWVRVMRIQRDIPVQLIVDGVKHSNLGQLVFNELIKRGIRPREIRFREVGHQMEKFGVEPEVEHIKLLREDYDAAGGREIFLSFEDIKNDILIGFIRLRIPSEKAPRKEINCCPSAIVRELHVYGPLVPIGGKPRYEWQHRGYGRELLSEAERIAKEEFDVKKMLVISGVGVREYYRKFGYRKNGPYVAKKLDKGYADYKKSKDFDAHLNT; translated from the coding sequence ATGAACGGTGAGGACTTCAAAAAGGCAGTTGAGGAGATAGCGAGGGCTGTCCTGTCTGGCGAGATAAAGAGCAGAGAAGAGCTCAACCGCTACAAGATTATTGTATCCCGGAAGTATCACCTCTCAAAGATTCCCGGTAACTCGGAGGTACTCAAGGCTATTCCAGAGGAGGAGCGCGAGCGCTTTAGGGAGCTCCTCAAGAGGAAGCCGACGAGGACGATAAGCGGTGTCGCCGTTGTGGCTATGATGACCAAGCCCTTCCCCTGTCCTCATGGGCGTTGCATCTACTGCCCCGGCGGACCGGCAATTGGTTCTCCGCAGAGCTACACGGGAAAGGAGCCTTCGGCTTTGAGGGCAGTCCAGAGCGCTTATCATCCTTACATCATTATGATGCGCCGCCTCAAACAGCTCACTGACATCGGCCATGACGTCGATAAGGTTGAGGTGATAATCCAGGGAGGAACCTTCCCGGCGGTCGACCTTGATTACCAGGAATGGTTCGTCAAGTGTGCCTTCAAGGCAATGAACGACTTTCCGCACTTCAGGGACATCGAGAACCTTGAGGAGAAGCTCGTACGGCTGATTGTTAAGAGAGACGAGTCGGTTTTTGAGGAGGATCCGAAATTCAAAGAGGCCTGGCTTAAAACGCACAGGAGGCCCTACTACTACCTCGAGGAGGAGCAGAGGAAGAATGAAAAGGCTAGGGTCAGGATGGTTGGTTTAACCATAGAAACGCGCCCGGACTGGGCCTTCGAGAGGCAGATAGACAGGATGCTCCGCTTTGGGACTACCAGGGTTGAATTGGGCGTCCAGACGGTCTTCAACTTCATCCACGAGAGGACCAAGAGGGGCCACGGCGTTGAGGAAATAATCAAAGCCACCCAGCTCCTCCGCGATGCTGGTTTGAAAATCAACTACCACATAATGCCCGGTTTGCCTGGAAGCAACTTCGAGAGGGATCTGCACACCTTCAGGGCCATCTTCGAGGACCCGCGCTTCAGGCCCGACATGCTCAAGATATACCCGACGCTGGTCACCGCAGATGCGCCGCTCTACCGCTGGTGGAAGGAAGGCAAATACAGGCCTTACACTACCGAGGAGGCAGTTGAGCTTCTCGTCGAGGCTTACAAGTACTTCCCCAAGTGGGTTAGGGTAATGAGAATCCAGCGCGACATACCGGTCCAATTAATCGTTGATGGGGTTAAGCACTCGAACCTCGGCCAGCTCGTCTTCAACGAGCTGATTAAGCGCGGCATAAGGCCGAGGGAGATTCGCTTCAGGGAAGTGGGCCACCAGATGGAGAAGTTTGGAGTTGAGCCTGAGGTCGAGCACATAAAGCTCCTCCGCGAGGACTATGACGCCGCTGGCGGAAGGGAAATCTTCCTCAGCTTCGAAGACATCAAAAACGACATCCTCATCGGCTTCATCCGCCTAAGGATTCCAAGCGAAAAAGCCCCCAGGAAGGAGATAAACTGTTGTCCCTCAGCTATAGTCAGGGAGCTCCACGTCTACGGCCCGCTCGTTCCGATAGGCGGAAAGCCCCGCTATGAGTGGCAACACAGAGGCTACGGCAGGGAGCTTTTAAGCGAGGCGGAGAGGATAGCCAAAGAGGAGTTCGACGTGAAGAAGATGCTCGTCATAAGCGGCGTTGGCGTGAGGGAATATTACAGGAAGTTCGGTTACAGGAAGAACGGCCCATACGTTGCTAAGAAGCTCGATAAAGGCTACGCTGACTACAAAAAGAGCAAAGATTTTGACGCACACTTGAACACTTAA
- a CDS encoding potassium channel family protein, protein MIIVRIGAIALEMTGLSRDIAAFQAQSAFSGTGFTTSESEYVVSHPVRRKIIRVLIFLGSAGITSAIATLVMAFAGKSRNETITSISILGLSLILLYLIFTSKRIERWMRRWIKRFLARAFPELRVYDYSQLLGITKGYSISQIRVKRNSWLANKTLRELELDKEGILVLGIYRKTEKGEVYLGAPKGDTVILPGDLLICYGPEEALINLSERLKGSKGEREHEEAIKKAELRRTEEEIMANT, encoded by the coding sequence ATGATCATAGTCAGAATAGGCGCGATAGCCCTCGAAATGACAGGCCTATCAAGGGACATTGCCGCCTTCCAAGCCCAGTCGGCTTTCTCTGGTACAGGTTTCACGACAAGCGAGAGTGAATACGTTGTTTCCCACCCCGTCAGGAGGAAGATAATCAGGGTTCTAATATTCCTTGGGAGCGCGGGGATTACATCTGCCATAGCAACCCTCGTCATGGCCTTTGCCGGCAAGAGCAGGAACGAGACTATAACCTCCATCTCAATTCTCGGCCTGAGCTTGATCCTCCTTTACCTCATCTTCACGTCCAAGAGGATTGAACGCTGGATGAGGCGCTGGATAAAGCGCTTTTTGGCAAGGGCTTTCCCCGAGCTGAGGGTTTACGACTACAGCCAGCTACTCGGCATAACGAAGGGCTATTCCATATCCCAGATAAGGGTCAAGAGAAACAGCTGGCTCGCAAACAAGACTCTAAGGGAGCTTGAACTTGACAAAGAAGGAATCCTTGTGCTAGGAATATATAGAAAGACCGAGAAGGGCGAGGTCTACCTTGGTGCCCCAAAGGGGGACACAGTCATACTCCCTGGAGACTTGCTCATCTGCTACGGCCCTGAGGAAGCCCTGATAAATCTCTCCGAGAGACTGAAGGGAAGCAAGGGCGAGAGGGAGCATGAGGAAGCCATCAAGAAGGCAGAGCTAAGGAGAACAGAGGAAGAGATAATGGCAAACACTTAA
- a CDS encoding HdeD family acid-resistance protein codes for MEYGEVKKNWIWMLGLGIIFTTLGFAGLMILPLLTITSVAIFGAFMVVGGALQVIQGITKTKDWKSRTLHIIMGAIYVIGGIATLENPVLATTILTLVLGFSLITIGAIRIGVALQNKDISQWALMTLSGFLTILLGFMIVIQWPWSGLWAVGLFVSVDLIMSGLNFIAIALSAKMEHTQGQKNPSTG; via the coding sequence ATGGAGTATGGAGAGGTAAAGAAGAACTGGATATGGATGCTGGGTCTGGGGATAATCTTCACGACCCTGGGCTTTGCGGGATTAATGATACTGCCTCTGCTGACAATAACGAGCGTGGCAATCTTCGGTGCCTTCATGGTCGTTGGCGGAGCACTGCAGGTTATCCAGGGAATCACGAAGACCAAGGACTGGAAGAGCAGAACTCTCCACATCATTATGGGTGCGATATACGTAATAGGCGGTATAGCGACACTTGAAAACCCGGTACTGGCAACGACGATTTTGACGCTGGTTCTTGGCTTCTCGCTGATAACCATCGGAGCGATAAGGATTGGAGTGGCCCTTCAGAACAAAGACATCAGCCAGTGGGCCCTTATGACGCTTTCAGGTTTCCTTACAATCCTCCTGGGATTCATGATAGTTATTCAGTGGCCCTGGTCAGGCCTCTGGGCAGTTGGACTCTTCGTGTCGGTTGACCTGATAATGAGCGGGCTCAACTTCATTGCGATAGCTTTAAGTGCAAAAATGGAGCACACCCAAGGACAGAAAAACCCATCCACGGGGTGA
- a CDS encoding YkgJ family cysteine cluster protein, with amino-acid sequence MRFKPKPFTEPVPFKCLYCLDCCRGRHVYLTLKDIERIARKGHDPQDFVTFSVEGNQIRFVLAVREWDLGCVFHDPETGKCKIHDANPIICRIYPFMVSRKPLGVEGEKPFEYKGQTLWLYYDESCPGINAEEPETAIDPEEIAELGLEFEREFERTDMEGFVELIERLEITETK; translated from the coding sequence ATGCGCTTCAAACCCAAACCCTTTACCGAGCCCGTGCCGTTCAAATGCCTCTACTGCCTAGACTGCTGTCGCGGAAGACACGTCTATCTAACATTAAAGGATATAGAGAGAATCGCCCGGAAGGGTCACGACCCCCAGGACTTCGTAACCTTCTCGGTCGAGGGCAACCAGATACGCTTCGTCCTTGCGGTGAGGGAGTGGGACCTCGGCTGCGTCTTCCACGACCCGGAGACAGGGAAGTGCAAGATACACGACGCCAACCCGATAATCTGCAGGATCTACCCGTTCATGGTCTCACGTAAGCCGCTCGGCGTCGAGGGCGAGAAGCCCTTCGAGTACAAAGGCCAAACACTGTGGCTCTACTACGACGAGAGCTGTCCCGGAATAAACGCCGAAGAGCCGGAAACGGCGATAGACCCGGAGGAGATAGCAGAGCTGGGCCTTGAATTTGAGAGAGAGTTCGAGAGGACGGACATGGAGGGTTTTGTGGAGCTGATAGAGCGGCTTGAGATAACGGAAACTAAGTGA